DNA sequence from the Hoylesella buccalis ATCC 35310 genome:
TAGAGGATCAGAAATAAAAGTATATCCACTTTCCTTCAAAGAATATTATGAAGTGTCTGGCCTTGAAAAAGCTGATGCACTTGAAGAGTATTTAACCTATGGGGGAATGCCGTCAGCAGTCTTGGAACAAAGTGAGTCTGAAAAACAGAAATACCTTTACGACCTTCACAAGAATGTGTACATTAAAGATATTGTTGAAAGGTATAATTTAAAGGATGATGAAGTGTTGGACGCACTTATTGACTCGCTTTATTCTGCAGTAGGCTCACTAACCAATACCCATAACTTGGCCAATACAGCCGGTTCTTTGATGAAGCGCAAAACATCTGACCATACTATCAAGAATTACATCAACTATCTTGAAGATGCTTATTTGTTCTTGGGTGCCAAACGGTATGACATCAAAGGAAAGAAATACTTCGACAACACTCAGAAGTATTATTCCATTGATATGGGATTAAGAAATGCGAAACTGAATTTCCGCCAACAAGAAAAATCTCATTTAATGGAGAACCTTATTTATATAGAACTAATTCGTAGAGGATATCGCGTCGATGTTGGAGTCGTAGAACTGACACGTGTTATTGATGGCAAGAAGAAACAGTCACAATATGAGATTGATTTTATCGCCAATACAGGACGTGAAAAGATTTACATCCAATCTGCATTGAATGTAGATACTGTTGAGAAAAAGAACCAAGAAACATTTTCTCTAAAGAACTCAGGGGATTTCTTTAAGAAAATGGTAATTCTTGATGGCAACTCCAAATTATGGACGGATGACGAAGGCATAATGTATGTTGGTGTCATTCCTTTTTTATTGGAAGAGTCCATTATACCACAATATTGACATTCTAAATTATTGTTGAATAGTCGCGAGAAGCTACCTTCGCCTCATAAAAAAAAAGAAAAGTATGGCAGATATCAAGCATCCACCATACTTTCCTCATTGATTGGACCGCTATTACAGCAGGGCCTTGAACTTCTCATCGAGCGTTGCCTTTGAGGCTGCCCCAACGAATTTGTCTACCAGCTCTCCTCCCTTGAAGAAGAGAATGGTAGGAATGCTGCGCACGCCAAACTGCATGGCTAAGTCGTCATTCTCTTCTACATCGCATTTGCCTACGACGATTTTTCCATCATAGTCGTTTGCTAACTCAGAGATAACAGGACCTACCTTGCGACAAGGGCCGCACCATGTAGCCCATAAATCCACTACCAATGGCAGATCGCCATTCTTGTAACTCTCGAAATTCTCGCTTGTAATTTTAACTTCCATTCTTTATTTGATTTTTATATGTCTTTACGACAAAGATAAACGATTATCATGAATCATGCAAGCATCGTGCCAAATTAATTCACCAGATAATTCATATTGGGGTTTCCCTCGATGTATCTGATCAGGTCATGATTCAAACTGATTTGCTGAAGCCCTGAATGAAGCAAGATACTGGTTTGATGTTTCTTGTCCACTACTTGGAAGCACAGCTGCGTGTTGCCCTTTGAATCTTGCAACATCGACACAATGTCGTTCACCACCACTTCATCGATGGCCTCGCTATCCACGACAATGGTCAGCCTGTGTATCTGCTTGTCTCTTACCGTTTGCAGGTACTGAACATCGTTGATGCGAAAGTCGTAGTAGTTGCTGTCCCGGTATCGCTGCGTACACTTGCCCGAAAGATAAACGGTACTGCCCACTACCATCATGCCTTTCCACTTTCCCCATTCCTCACCAAAGAAGGCTATCTCGCCTGTTCCACTAAAATCTTCTATCGTCACGAAGCCACAAGGCTTTCCGGTTCTCGTAAATTTGTCCTTCACATCGGTAATCATGCCAGCGAAAACCACGTCTGCCTTTTTGGCCAACTCGGCCTTGTCGCCCAGTTCGGTGCACGATGTGTTGCACATGCTCTTCAACACGATGCTGAATTCGTCCAACGGATGAGCCGAAAGATAGATTCCCACCAAGTCATGCTCGCGATTCAATTTCTCAATGTTGCTCCACAACTCTGGTTTAGGAATGGGTGGTGTGGCAATCTCTACGGCATCTACGCCGCCAAAGAGCGAATGTT
Encoded proteins:
- a CDS encoding ATP-binding protein — translated: MVIQRNKYIEALISKRWNGKVKIITGIRRCGKSFLLSTLYKDYLKKEGVSEDCFIEIALDRKVNIKYRNPNVLYEYIMDKACDEEKRYYVFIDEIQLSIKVKNTDIDESLVSEDDKDMLYTTFYDILNDLMARKNLDIYVTGSNSKMLSSDIVTNFRDRGSEIKVYPLSFKEYYEVSGLEKADALEEYLTYGGMPSAVLEQSESEKQKYLYDLHKNVYIKDIVERYNLKDDEVLDALIDSLYSAVGSLTNTHNLANTAGSLMKRKTSDHTIKNYINYLEDAYLFLGAKRYDIKGKKYFDNTQKYYSIDMGLRNAKLNFRQQEKSHLMENLIYIELIRRGYRVDVGVVELTRVIDGKKKQSQYEIDFIANTGREKIYIQSALNVDTVEKKNQETFSLKNSGDFFKKMVILDGNSKLWTDDEGIMYVGVIPFLLEESIIPQY
- the trxA gene encoding thioredoxin, producing the protein MEVKITSENFESYKNGDLPLVVDLWATWCGPCRKVGPVISELANDYDGKIVVGKCDVEENDDLAMQFGVRSIPTILFFKGGELVDKFVGAASKATLDEKFKALL